From one Aquicella lusitana genomic stretch:
- a CDS encoding transposase family protein: protein MPQKDIILSLPGFTIKNVSGHNPIIIDVHYRNKPRCPACNGRNVRKKASFIRRVRHEPIGHRQTVLRFKAYKLYCHTCQRYFNQQFPGINKYQRATERLHNHLYHRHTEGVSQQSLARDFKMGKATIERWYHQQYVLAHKEIDVRHCPVYSDLIRPPIPVTLGHPF from the coding sequence ATGCCCCAAAAGGATATTATCCTAAGTTTACCCGGCTTTACCATCAAAAATGTCAGTGGTCATAACCCGATAATTATTGATGTTCATTATCGAAACAAACCACGATGCCCAGCTTGTAATGGCAGGAACGTGCGCAAGAAGGCTAGCTTCATTCGGCGTGTTCGTCATGAGCCGATAGGGCATAGACAAACAGTGTTGCGCTTTAAAGCTTATAAACTCTATTGCCATACCTGCCAGCGTTACTTTAACCAGCAGTTCCCTGGTATCAATAAGTATCAGCGAGCAACAGAACGCCTGCATAATCACCTTTATCATCGACACACGGAAGGTGTTTCGCAACAGTCTCTCGCTCGTGACTTTAAAATGGGTAAAGCAACCATTGAGCGCTGGTACCATCAGCAATATGTGCTTGCTCACAAAGAAATTGATGTTCGACACTGTCCTGTGTATTCCGACCTTATTAGACCACCTATTCCGGTAACATTGGGCCATCCATTCTGA